In the genome of Vicia villosa cultivar HV-30 ecotype Madison, WI linkage group LG7, Vvil1.0, whole genome shotgun sequence, one region contains:
- the LOC131617354 gene encoding uncharacterized protein LOC131617354 produces MEPTSSPSSTPSPNHNNTSFASRLKNSCLSFAVSIQETFRYAKASFVGQAKTITAKNEKEASEAELETSKKQVEAADAAEDIKNRLDN; encoded by the exons ATGGAACCTACAAGTTCTCCATCTTCAACCCCTTCACCAAATCACAACAACACTTCTTTTGCATCTCGCCTTAAGAACAGTTGCTTATCTTTCGCTGTTTCAATTCAAGAAACATTTAGATATGCAAAAGCTTCTTTTGTCGGTCAG GCAAAGACTATAACTGCTAAAAACGAGAAGGAAGCAAGTGAGGCTGAACTGGAGACTTCAAAGAAACAGGTTGAAGCTGCTGATGCTGCTGAAGATATCAAGAATAGGCTTGATAATTAA
- the LOC131620683 gene encoding probable rhamnogalacturonate lyase C gives MSSQAVQLYIEKNHVVMDNGILKVYFSNPGGFVTRIQYNGIDNLLEELNDANNRGYWDVVWSEAGTTGTLGTFERVVGTNYNVIMETDEQVEISFSRIWDPSLKGKQSPLNIDKRYVMLRNSSGFYSYAIFEHLKEWPAFNIPQIRIVYKLRKDKFHYMAVGDDRQRLMPLPDDRLPGRGEELVPPEAVLLVNPVEPEFKGEVDDKYQYSSENIDLKVHGWISSKAETNQAIGFWVIIPSNEFRSGGLVKQNLTSHVGPISLAMFLSAHYAGEGIVLKLQPNEPWKKVFGPTFVYLNTFLDHHKDSLELWEDAKYQMNKEVQSWPYDFPSSIDFQKSSERGAVNGTLLVRDRFVSDKDIIAQGAYIGLAPPGDVGSWQRECKGYQFWCRANEDGYFSIKNIRSGNYNLYAWVPGFIGEYWNKIIIKITPDCKINFGDIIYEPPRNGPTLWEIGIPDRSATEFYIPDPNPKFINKLFIGHPDKFRQYGLWERYAELYPNEDLIYTVGVSNYRKDWFYAQVTRKKNDGSYQGTTWQIKFNLDDVEVNGIYKLRLALASANVSELQVRVNNVKQDPPIFTTGMIGKDYAIGRHGIHGLYWLFNIDVPSLLLSKGDNTIFLTQTMAFGPLARFQGIMYDYIRLEGPNSGS, from the exons ATGTCCTCACAAGCAGTGCAGTTGTATATAGAGAAAAATCAT gTGGTTATGGATAATGGTATACTAAAAGTGTATTTCTCAAATCCTGGGGGGTTTGTGACTAGAATACAATATAATGGCATTGATAATTTGCTTGAAGAACTTAATGATGCAAATAATAGAGG GTATTGGGATGTTGTTTGGAGTGAAGCTGGAACTACAGGAACACTTGGAACATTTGAAAG GGTTGTTGGAACAAATTATAATGTTATAATGGAAACAGATGAACAAGTTGAAATCTCATTTAGTAGAATATGGGATCCATCTCTTAAAGGAAAACAATCACCTTTAAATATAGACAAAAG GTATGTGATGCTACGTAATTCATCAGGATTCTACTCTTATGCTATCTTTGAGCACTTAAAAGAGTGGCCAGCTTTCAACATACCTCAAATAAGAATTGTTTATAAGCTTCGTAAAGACAA GTTTCATTACATGGCTGTGGGGGATGATAGACAAAGGCTTATGCCTCTACCTGATGATCGATTACCTGGAAGAGGAGAAGAACTTGTTCCTCCAGAAGCTGTTTTACTTGTTAATCCTGTGGAGCCAGAGTTCAAAGGAgag GTTGATGACAAGTACCAATACTCAAGTGAAAATATAGACCTTAAGGTCCATGGATGGATAAGTTCAAAAGCCGAAACAAATCAAGCAATAGGGTTTTGGGTAATCATACCAAGCAATGAGTTTCGATCTGGTGGCCTTGTCAAACAAAATCTTACCTCTCATGTTGGCCCTATCAGTCTTGCA ATGTTTCTTAGTGCTCATTATGCAGGAGAGGGTATAGTTCTTAAACTCCAACCCAATGAGCCATGGAAAAAAGTTTTTGGGCCAACTTTTGTCTATCTTAATACCTTTTTAGATCATCATAAGGATTCACTAGAGCTTTGGGAGGATGCCAAATATCAG ATGAACAAGGAAGTTCAAAGTTGGCCCTATGATTTTCCAtcttcaattgattttcaaaaatctaGCGAACGAGGAGCTGTTAATGGCACCCTACTAGTTCGTGATAG GTTTGTAAGTGATAAGGACATAATAGCACAAGGTGCATACATAGGTTTGGCACCGCCGGGAGATGTTGGATCTTGGCAAAGAGAATGCAAG GGATACCAATTTTGGTGTAGAGCAAACGAGGATGGAtacttttcaataaaaaatatacgAAGTGGGAATTATAATCTATATGCATGGGTTCCTGGTTTCATTGGAGAGTATTGGAACAaaattatcatcaaaataacCCCAG ATTGTAAAATAAACTTTGGTGACATTATTTACGAGCCACCAAGAAATGGTCCAACATTATGGGAGATTGGAATCCCTGATCGCTCCGCAACTGAGTTCTATATTCCAGATCCTAATCCAAAATTCATAAACAAGCTTTTTATAGGTCATCCAGACAA GTTTAGGCAGTATGGCTTGTGGGAAAGATATGCAGAGTTATATCCAAATGAAGATTTAATTTATACTGTTGGTGTTAGTAACTACAGAAAAGATTGGTTTTATGCACAGGTCACAAG GAAGAAAAATGATGGTAGTTATCAAGGAACTACATGGCAAATTAAGTTTAACCTAGATGACGTGGAAGTAAATGGAATATATAAATTGCGATTGGCTCTTGCAAGTGCAAATGTCTCTGAGTTACAA GTTCGAGTGAACAATGTTAAACAAGATCCTCCAATATTTACTACAGGAATGATTGGAAAGGATTACGCAATAGGAAGACATGGCATTCATGGACTTTATTGGCTATTTAACATTGATGTTCCAAGTCTTTTGTTATCCAAAGGAGATAATACTATTTTCCTAACACAGACTATGGCTTTTGGTCCTTTGGCCCGATTTCAAGGAATAATGTATGACTATATTCGTTTAGAAGGTCCTAACTCTGGTTCTTAA